In a genomic window of Pirellulaceae bacterium:
- a CDS encoding PEP-CTERM sorting domain-containing protein (PEP-CTERM proteins occur, often in large numbers, in the proteomes of bacteria that also encode an exosortase, a predicted intramembrane cysteine proteinase. The presence of a PEP-CTERM domain at a protein's C-terminus predicts cleavage within the sorting domain, followed by covalent anchoring to some some component of the (usually Gram-negative) cell surface. Many PEP-CTERM proteins exhibit an unusual sequence composition that includes large numbers of potential glycosylation sites. Expression of one such protein has been shown restore the ability of a bacterium to form floc, a type of biofilm.), whose product MGHDKWVWRIGIFSLLMACGNASHKAQAGLLVYEPFAYADGNLNDQSGALGTVGSWTSFDYLQDSWPIPQDGWRVHQEGDISGVYLSDANPSNDPIGPNPWDGVVDNLATLGGYVGLAGPDDTDDPDPFSGEPGRWMDASISLHPDVTATFVSGTTTWFSFISVRGWDRNEESPQFMISTDPSPDNARGRFLENDGNGIGGGGGPTRANFGDVFPAYFQDGVNNHTPGGYQDGELGEHDGIQDEIAPNPDSNGALDSDFQTMIWEELDDEGEFAPANLVVGKIEWDADTAGEDIVSVVRFLESDTISESAFDDFIEDRPPLSSINWDSNKPDLEQSEFDTINFSGTKFFIDEIRIGQSLSDVTPSNNLEGDYDNSGELDTADLDLQAIEISDRTNNLAFDLTGDGFVNGQDREEWVVSLANTWFGDADLDGVFNTSDFVTVFQAGRFETGESASWTQGDWNGDRRFTSADFVKAFQDGGFEQGARTGALVPEPSTLGILLTGLLGLLVVRRSP is encoded by the coding sequence ATGGGACACGACAAATGGGTTTGGAGGATTGGCATATTCAGCTTGTTAATGGCGTGCGGAAATGCGTCACACAAGGCGCAGGCAGGACTGCTTGTCTACGAGCCATTCGCCTATGCGGATGGAAATCTGAATGACCAAAGTGGTGCGTTGGGAACCGTCGGCAGTTGGACCAGTTTCGATTACCTGCAAGACAGCTGGCCAATTCCTCAAGACGGCTGGCGTGTTCATCAGGAGGGAGATATTTCGGGAGTCTATCTCTCGGACGCGAATCCTTCCAACGATCCAATAGGGCCAAACCCTTGGGATGGTGTTGTTGATAACTTGGCAACCTTGGGCGGCTACGTGGGTCTCGCCGGACCGGATGATACGGATGATCCAGATCCGTTCAGCGGCGAACCGGGACGTTGGATGGACGCATCCATTTCGTTGCATCCTGACGTGACGGCAACCTTTGTCTCAGGAACCACAACATGGTTCAGCTTTATCTCAGTGCGAGGCTGGGACCGAAACGAAGAGTCGCCGCAATTCATGATCAGCACCGATCCGTCGCCTGACAATGCCCGCGGCAGGTTTCTCGAAAACGACGGGAACGGGATTGGCGGCGGAGGTGGTCCAACCCGCGCAAACTTTGGGGATGTATTCCCTGCCTATTTCCAGGATGGTGTCAACAACCACACACCAGGCGGTTACCAGGATGGTGAACTGGGTGAGCACGACGGCATTCAAGATGAAATCGCGCCCAATCCAGACTCCAACGGCGCGCTGGACTCTGACTTCCAAACCATGATTTGGGAGGAATTAGATGACGAAGGTGAATTTGCTCCCGCCAACCTGGTCGTGGGAAAAATCGAATGGGACGCTGACACGGCTGGTGAGGATATTGTTTCCGTTGTTCGCTTTTTGGAAAGTGACACAATCAGCGAAAGTGCCTTCGACGATTTCATTGAGGACCGACCACCACTTTCCAGTATCAATTGGGATTCAAATAAACCGGATCTTGAGCAATCTGAGTTTGACACAATCAACTTTTCGGGTACCAAGTTCTTCATTGACGAAATTCGCATTGGCCAATCGCTCTCCGACGTAACTCCCTCAAATAACCTCGAGGGGGACTACGACAATAGTGGCGAACTCGACACAGCCGATTTGGATTTGCAAGCAATTGAGATTAGCGATCGAACCAACAATCTAGCATTTGACCTGACAGGCGATGGATTCGTGAATGGCCAAGACCGTGAGGAGTGGGTGGTCAGTCTTGCCAATACCTGGTTTGGCGATGCGGATCTCGATGGCGTTTTCAACACATCTGACTTCGTCACTGTTTTCCAAGCGGGGCGATTCGAAACCGGTGAGTCGGCAAGCTGGACGCAAGGCGACTGGAATGGCGACCGTCGATTCACAAGCGCCGACTTTGTCAAAGCTTTTCAAGACGGAGGTTTCGAACAAGGCGCTCGCACCGGCGCACTCGTGCCTGAACCGTCAACTCTAGGCATCCTCTTGACAGGTCTTCTTGGGTTGCTTGTGGTTCGTCGATCTCCCTAG
- a CDS encoding polysaccharide deacetylase family protein — MPKATLGRAFEMFLQACKPHGFLRGNHPLILAYHSVSLLRTDSLAVSADNFRAQLEWLKKHNYQIVTLNEALEHSGDRRKLAVLTFDDGYADNYQVAYPIMKEFDFRGTIFLVSTSVGTKKIFWWDQARVDAGESHEANEVLSWEQVHEMQDNGFEFGSHTATHRLLPTLSVPERISEIENSKQTLEDALGRPVTSFCYPEGRLDELTTELVEKAGYSQAVVTVRGESEPYGTMALRRVGVYYHVNLQTFGIKNHRFVRRFREPLQLMRNSFA; from the coding sequence ATGCCCAAGGCAACTCTCGGAAGAGCATTCGAAATGTTTCTACAGGCATGTAAGCCACACGGTTTCCTTCGAGGAAACCACCCTCTCATCCTCGCCTACCATAGCGTGAGTCTGTTGCGAACGGATAGCTTAGCTGTTTCTGCCGACAACTTCAGAGCACAGCTAGAGTGGCTGAAGAAACACAATTACCAGATCGTAACTCTGAACGAGGCACTAGAACACTCAGGTGATCGTCGCAAATTGGCTGTGCTTACATTTGACGATGGGTATGCTGACAATTATCAAGTCGCATATCCAATCATGAAAGAGTTTGACTTTCGTGGCACCATCTTTTTGGTGTCTACCAGCGTAGGCACCAAAAAGATCTTTTGGTGGGACCAAGCACGCGTTGACGCGGGTGAGTCGCATGAAGCGAACGAGGTCTTAAGTTGGGAACAAGTCCACGAAATGCAAGACAATGGCTTTGAATTCGGCTCCCATACGGCAACTCACCGCTTGCTACCAACTCTTTCTGTGCCAGAGAGGATCTCGGAAATCGAAAATTCTAAGCAAACTCTCGAAGATGCTTTGGGACGACCTGTCACTTCGTTTTGCTATCCAGAGGGACGTCTGGACGAACTGACTACCGAATTAGTAGAGAAAGCGGGCTATTCCCAAGCTGTCGTTACGGTTCGCGGCGAATCGGAACCCTATGGTACGATGGCGCTCAGACGAGTTGGTGTCTATTATCACGTGAACTTGCAAACTTTTGGAATCAAGAATCATCGATTCGTGAGACGTTTTCGAGAACCTCTGCAGCTGATGCGCAATTCGTTCGCATGA
- a CDS encoding SDR family NAD(P)-dependent oxidoreductase, translated as MNSSATCLITGGAGFIGSHLTETLLSQGHRVIVVDDLSTGQAENLSAVMGHKRLEYIQGTVEDDELVSSVVERADRVYHLAAAVGVALIAKQPIQTIERNIYPTQLILDRLGKRASQGDYVPTFIASTSEVYGKNPKATWTEEDDLVFGATTRPRWSYGVSKAIDEFLALAHNKDDGLPVVIGRFFNVVGPRQTGAYGMVLPRFVEAAIRGDSLIVHDDGAQVRCFAHVDDVISAVVNLVNTSGAAGRVYNIGSDVPVSILELAQRVVARVNPAATIEFTSYADAYDESFEDIRRRVPVLTRLREAIDYQPLKDLDAIIDSVAAHQRSAT; from the coding sequence GTGAATTCTTCCGCAACCTGCCTGATTACAGGAGGAGCCGGCTTCATCGGCTCACATCTTACTGAGACGCTCCTGAGTCAGGGGCATCGAGTGATTGTGGTCGATGACCTATCTACGGGGCAGGCTGAGAACCTATCGGCAGTGATGGGGCACAAGAGACTGGAATATATACAGGGCACCGTCGAGGATGATGAGCTCGTCAGCAGTGTCGTGGAACGTGCGGATCGTGTTTATCATCTTGCCGCTGCGGTCGGTGTTGCTCTGATCGCCAAACAGCCTATTCAGACAATTGAACGGAACATTTACCCGACTCAACTGATTCTCGACCGTCTCGGAAAGCGAGCTTCCCAAGGAGATTACGTACCTACTTTCATTGCCAGCACCAGTGAAGTTTATGGAAAGAATCCCAAAGCAACGTGGACCGAAGAAGACGATCTTGTGTTTGGAGCTACGACTCGACCGCGTTGGAGCTACGGGGTCTCGAAGGCCATCGATGAGTTTCTAGCCCTCGCCCATAACAAAGATGATGGATTACCAGTCGTTATCGGTCGCTTCTTTAACGTTGTCGGACCGCGGCAGACCGGTGCTTATGGCATGGTCTTGCCAAGATTCGTTGAAGCGGCAATACGAGGCGATTCACTTATCGTCCATGATGATGGAGCTCAGGTTCGCTGCTTTGCTCACGTTGATGACGTGATCTCCGCTGTTGTGAATCTGGTGAACACGTCGGGAGCTGCGGGGCGTGTGTACAACATTGGCAGTGATGTTCCTGTGTCAATCCTTGAACTGGCACAACGCGTGGTGGCAAGAGTCAATCCTGCTGCTACGATCGAATTCACAAGCTACGCGGATGCCTACGATGAATCATTTGAAGACATCCGGAGGCGTGTGCCAGTGTTGACGCGTCTCCGTGAAGCGATTGATTACCAGCCGCTCAAGGATCTGGATGCCATCATCGACTCAGTCGCAGCGCACCAAAGATCTGCTACTTAA
- a CDS encoding DUF6288 domain-containing protein yields MKQTWNRAHGNTSCSDGALDGDRDDEHPSMISGSLHGVGWRIRFFRLRPRELGLSLAILMGVALLGNSSLRGGKIPDFTAGDELPPTATHDWNLGPTGARGWIYSDEMETRQARQIYVTEIEQGSPADSILQIGDVLLGIGQTPFSDDPRSVLGRAIGQAEASDGKLTLLRWREGRVQAVYLRLAVLGEYAETAPFACGKSQRVFDRGVETLANKMKANPTAGNGIVRCFNALALLASGREDYLPLVRQQVEWAAEYRDPQRRSLHSWFYGPVNLLLAEYILATGDQTFLPSLRRSTKEIVEGQSAVGSWGHKFVQGDGRLTGYGMMNAPGLPLTVSLVLAREAGIDDPKLDEAIDKSARLLRFYVGKGSVPYGDHHPWIQTHEDNGKNGIAAVLYNLLGDWSAAEYFSRMSVASYGAERDTGHTGNFFNMLWAMPGVALSGPEASGAWMKEFGWYYDLARRWDGSFIHQGPPAIKYDSYRRWDATGAYLLAFAQPRRTIHLTGKKSSRVPQVTRSQATALIADGRDWSPSIRKRPYATRDTDMLWQGLTSWSPVVRDRSATELARREGDWLPRLVEMLEAEELETQLGAAQALGMMRGKAASAVPALQTALQSDDLWLRIQAADALAAIGKPALVAAPELLEMLTRQDLEKDPRSMQQRYLCFALFDRRQGLLRQSLEDVDSESLRTAVRAGLRNDDGRARGAVASVYRNLSFEQLRPLFPAIHEAIAEPAPSGIMFSSEIRMRGLELFAKHHVAEGIDLLVGYARNQRKHGSQRRLPEVMKMLVGYGEHAQRVIPELEAVATYFETEETEFPRKLSRQKSADIRLAVQQIKASTAKPKLLFLN; encoded by the coding sequence ATGAAACAGACTTGGAATAGGGCGCATGGCAACACGAGTTGTTCCGATGGGGCCTTGGATGGTGATCGGGATGATGAGCATCCATCAATGATTTCTGGGAGTCTGCACGGCGTTGGTTGGCGGATTCGATTCTTTCGATTGAGGCCGCGGGAGTTAGGGCTTAGTTTGGCGATACTGATGGGTGTCGCTCTCCTTGGCAATTCTTCATTGCGAGGGGGGAAGATTCCCGATTTTACTGCAGGGGATGAGCTTCCTCCGACAGCGACCCACGATTGGAATCTAGGACCCACCGGAGCGCGAGGCTGGATTTACAGCGATGAAATGGAGACCCGCCAAGCAAGGCAAATCTATGTGACGGAAATCGAGCAGGGATCGCCAGCGGATTCCATTCTTCAGATAGGTGATGTTCTGTTGGGAATCGGGCAGACCCCCTTTTCTGATGATCCAAGAAGCGTATTGGGACGAGCGATTGGCCAGGCTGAGGCCAGCGATGGCAAGTTGACGCTGTTGCGTTGGCGCGAGGGTAGAGTGCAGGCGGTGTATCTGAGATTAGCCGTATTGGGCGAATATGCGGAAACGGCTCCTTTTGCCTGTGGAAAGTCGCAACGGGTTTTTGATCGGGGCGTGGAAACACTCGCTAACAAGATGAAGGCCAATCCTACTGCGGGTAATGGAATCGTCCGCTGCTTCAATGCGTTGGCCTTGTTGGCAAGTGGTCGTGAGGATTATTTGCCGTTAGTTCGTCAACAGGTCGAGTGGGCTGCGGAGTACCGTGATCCTCAACGTCGTTCGTTGCATTCGTGGTTTTACGGACCGGTCAATCTTTTGTTAGCGGAGTACATTTTGGCGACGGGGGACCAAACCTTCTTGCCCTCGTTGCGCCGAAGCACGAAAGAAATTGTTGAGGGACAGAGCGCCGTTGGGTCATGGGGGCACAAATTTGTACAGGGAGATGGGCGGCTTACCGGCTACGGGATGATGAATGCCCCCGGGCTTCCATTGACAGTGTCCTTGGTGTTAGCGCGCGAGGCTGGCATCGATGATCCGAAATTGGATGAGGCAATTGACAAAAGTGCTCGGCTGCTTCGATTTTACGTTGGCAAAGGAAGCGTGCCTTACGGAGATCATCATCCTTGGATTCAAACACACGAAGACAACGGTAAAAATGGCATTGCTGCGGTTCTGTACAACCTGCTGGGGGATTGGTCGGCAGCAGAGTACTTCTCGCGGATGAGTGTGGCATCCTATGGGGCGGAACGCGATACCGGACATACGGGAAATTTTTTCAATATGTTGTGGGCGATGCCGGGGGTAGCGTTATCCGGGCCTGAGGCATCTGGAGCTTGGATGAAAGAATTTGGTTGGTATTATGATCTTGCCCGACGATGGGATGGAAGCTTCATTCATCAGGGACCACCAGCAATCAAGTACGACAGTTATCGGCGATGGGATGCTACGGGTGCTTATTTGTTGGCGTTTGCTCAGCCACGTCGAACGATCCATTTGACGGGGAAAAAGTCGAGTCGGGTCCCTCAGGTGACGCGTTCTCAAGCCACCGCATTGATTGCTGATGGTCGCGATTGGAGCCCTTCGATTCGAAAACGCCCGTATGCGACACGGGATACCGATATGTTGTGGCAGGGTCTGACAAGTTGGTCACCGGTTGTACGAGATCGATCGGCGACGGAGTTGGCGCGCAGGGAAGGCGATTGGCTGCCGCGATTGGTAGAAATGCTCGAAGCGGAAGAGCTTGAGACACAGCTTGGCGCGGCCCAGGCCTTGGGCATGATGCGCGGTAAAGCGGCCTCTGCCGTTCCGGCTTTGCAAACCGCTTTACAAAGTGATGATTTGTGGTTGCGCATCCAAGCTGCCGATGCGTTAGCTGCAATTGGTAAACCGGCGCTAGTGGCCGCACCTGAATTGCTGGAAATGTTGACCCGTCAAGATCTTGAAAAGGATCCGCGGTCGATGCAACAGAGGTATCTTTGCTTTGCGCTGTTTGATCGTCGGCAGGGCTTGTTACGCCAATCACTCGAAGATGTCGATTCTGAGTCGTTGCGGACCGCCGTTCGAGCTGGACTGCGGAATGACGACGGACGGGCGCGAGGAGCCGTAGCCTCGGTTTATCGCAATCTGAGTTTTGAGCAATTGAGGCCTTTATTTCCAGCAATTCATGAAGCGATTGCTGAACCCGCACCGAGTGGCATTATGTTTTCCAGTGAGATCCGCATGCGAGGGTTAGAATTGTTCGCCAAGCATCACGTTGCCGAGGGGATCGACTTGTTGGTCGGATATGCTCGAAACCAAAGGAAGCATGGGAGTCAGCGGCGACTGCCGGAGGTGATGAAAATGCTCGTTGGCTATGGCGAACATGCCCAACGTGTAATTCCTGAACTGGAGGCGGTCGCAACGTACTTTGAAACTGAAGAAACAGAATTTCCACGTAAGCTAAGTCGGCAAAAATCCGCTGATATACGCTTAGCGGTTCAGCAAATCAAAGCTTCCACTGCCAAGCCGAAGTTGCTCTTTCTGAACTGA
- a CDS encoding dihydrodipicolinate synthase family protein — translation MWVRLSLPDGENGIRSGDCLSRVAEEKQAWKPLDDPICLHHWLYSSDGITRKSRLILVMQPNTITTQNWPQKTDMAGDFQLAVKRLTGLVAATYSPMHDDGHDDGSLRVDQIRSMVDYLLANGVSGLYVCGSTGEGMSLTSDERRVVAEAYVKAAAGRVPVIVQVGHNSISEARQLAASASEVGADMISATCPSYFKVGGVESLVECMREVAMGAPELPFYYYHIPILTGSKLDMVEFLQTAADRIPNLAGLKFTDTALHEFQQCLELESGRFDVLWGVDEMLLAALATGAKGAIGSTYNIAAPLYRDIINAFEQGDMAEARRLQSLSVNMIRTIAAYPFHPAMKRVLQMLGFEFGGCRLPQPAISSTETEELRQRLEAINVIK, via the coding sequence ATGTGGGTTCGCCTTTCACTGCCAGATGGGGAGAATGGGATACGGAGTGGCGACTGTTTATCTCGTGTGGCTGAAGAAAAACAAGCCTGGAAGCCGTTGGATGACCCTATTTGCTTGCATCATTGGCTGTACAGCAGCGATGGGATTACCCGGAAATCAAGATTGATATTGGTGATGCAACCCAATACGATCACGACTCAAAATTGGCCGCAAAAAACAGATATGGCGGGAGATTTTCAATTGGCAGTGAAAAGATTGACTGGATTGGTAGCGGCAACCTATAGCCCGATGCATGATGACGGGCATGATGACGGCTCTTTGCGTGTTGACCAGATACGGTCGATGGTCGATTACTTGCTGGCGAATGGAGTCTCGGGACTTTATGTCTGCGGCAGCACAGGGGAGGGGATGTCGTTGACGAGCGACGAGCGTCGTGTCGTAGCCGAGGCGTATGTCAAGGCTGCAGCAGGACGGGTTCCCGTGATCGTACAGGTGGGCCACAACAGTATCAGTGAAGCTCGGCAACTTGCCGCGAGTGCGTCCGAAGTTGGCGCCGATATGATTTCGGCAACCTGTCCTTCCTACTTTAAGGTTGGGGGTGTGGAATCGCTCGTCGAATGCATGCGTGAGGTCGCCATGGGGGCGCCGGAATTGCCGTTTTACTATTACCACATCCCAATATTGACCGGCTCTAAGCTCGACATGGTTGAATTTCTGCAGACTGCTGCAGATCGCATTCCCAATCTTGCGGGGCTTAAATTCACTGACACGGCCTTGCATGAATTTCAGCAGTGCCTGGAACTTGAATCTGGTCGCTTCGACGTCTTGTGGGGAGTCGATGAGATGTTGCTCGCTGCTCTCGCGACGGGAGCAAAAGGTGCGATCGGAAGCACCTACAATATTGCCGCACCGTTGTATCGCGATATCATCAACGCCTTTGAGCAGGGAGACATGGCGGAGGCACGTCGGCTTCAGTCTTTATCAGTGAACATGATCAGGACGATTGCTGCCTATCCGTTTCACCCTGCAATGAAGCGTGTATTGCAGATGCTCGGTTTTGAATTCGGCGGATGTCGTTTGCCGCAGCCAGCCATTTCTTCCACTGAGACCGAAGAATTGCGGCAGCGGCTAGAGGCGATCAACGTTATCAAATAG
- a CDS encoding alpha/beta hydrolase, which produces MAETDLDRLRNIPIWDPPATLQESTEAWERYAENFLNHDLPQIGEYHEQVNLTPELHADIAGPLGTPPFPIVLYLHGGGWAFGSAKSFRKVSMTFAAHGVLAITPNYRLAPEHPFPSALDDISQALDWIINSAATYGADRHRISIGGDSAGANLAFATAIRSPESIRKQLSSLLLFYGAYDLAATIERSDYQPGVIEQVNNYAGQAGLSDPLVSPLLNQFPPSTPACFLLEGSADQLVGGESAALAVKLKQANINHEFQIMDNMPHGFMQFFELEGCQMAWERMIAFLRRQPPTHSE; this is translated from the coding sequence ATGGCTGAAACGGATCTTGATCGGCTGCGTAACATTCCGATTTGGGATCCACCCGCAACGCTCCAAGAATCAACGGAGGCTTGGGAACGTTACGCCGAAAATTTCCTCAATCACGATTTACCTCAGATCGGCGAATATCACGAGCAGGTCAACTTAACACCTGAATTGCATGCCGACATTGCGGGCCCGCTTGGAACACCCCCTTTCCCGATCGTGTTGTATCTACATGGTGGTGGCTGGGCATTTGGTAGTGCCAAAAGCTTCCGAAAGGTCAGCATGACTTTTGCCGCACATGGGGTTCTTGCGATCACACCCAATTACCGTTTAGCACCGGAACATCCTTTTCCCTCTGCGCTTGACGACATCTCCCAAGCCCTCGATTGGATAATCAACAGCGCAGCAACCTATGGCGCCGACCGTCACCGCATATCAATCGGTGGTGACTCGGCCGGTGCAAATTTGGCCTTTGCCACAGCCATCCGCAGTCCGGAATCAATCCGCAAGCAATTGTCATCACTGCTATTGTTCTATGGCGCTTACGATTTGGCTGCCACCATCGAGCGATCGGATTATCAACCAGGGGTGATTGAACAGGTCAACAATTATGCTGGACAAGCAGGATTGTCCGATCCGCTAGTCAGCCCACTACTGAACCAATTTCCACCGTCAACACCAGCCTGTTTTTTGCTGGAAGGGAGTGCAGACCAATTGGTCGGTGGCGAATCGGCAGCTTTAGCGGTAAAGCTAAAACAAGCAAACATCAATCATGAGTTCCAAATCATGGACAATATGCCGCACGGATTTATGCAGTTCTTTGAACTCGAGGGCTGCCAAATGGCGTGGGAACGAATGATCGCATTCCTGCGTCGACAACCACCAACCCATTCTGAATAA
- a CDS encoding nuclear transport factor 2 family protein gives MTRFLLTLKTITLMTVIVSAADLPDEQSTLRTKDQTSQKVRQYFQAISEGDMDYVNDFFADDLQVAVNSKVIQGKKNYIDRLKRIREVLFEQIEFGPNHVHTNYFGLDAIGMSGKTFAEEGLTKPPVWSNAWTTFRAEGRNTKKPIRVPIHIDFRWEDDKVVNVLIFCDPAFLTAEEAAAVKN, from the coding sequence ATGACACGATTTCTACTCACTTTGAAAACGATCACACTGATGACCGTCATCGTGTCGGCGGCCGACCTGCCCGACGAACAGTCGACACTTCGCACAAAAGATCAAACGTCGCAAAAGGTCAGGCAATACTTTCAAGCAATTTCTGAAGGTGACATGGATTATGTCAACGACTTTTTTGCAGACGATCTTCAAGTCGCAGTTAATTCCAAGGTGATTCAGGGTAAGAAGAATTACATTGATCGGTTGAAAAGAATTCGAGAGGTTCTCTTCGAACAAATCGAATTTGGCCCCAACCATGTCCATACAAATTACTTTGGACTCGATGCGATTGGCATGTCAGGAAAAACATTCGCCGAAGAGGGACTCACCAAGCCCCCTGTCTGGTCGAATGCCTGGACCACATTCCGAGCCGAAGGTCGCAACACGAAAAAACCTATTCGAGTTCCGATTCACATCGATTTTCGCTGGGAAGACGATAAAGTCGTAAACGTGCTGATATTCTGCGACCCCGCTTTCCTGACGGCAGAAGAGGCCGCAGCCGTAAAAAATTAA
- a CDS encoding SIMPL domain-containing protein — protein MRQWKNRIALFVFGSLIGSSVGMGADDYDPPRVTVYGTATKEVVPDIMNWQLSVQNKEATVEKVAEAHTQSVQAVLDFLKREQVPADCVQTSEMRFGENWIYQDRNKKRDGYVASTNVSFKLHDLQKYQQLWGGISRLPDVSLNGVQLDTSKRIEHRDETRKKALLAARKKASALAETLGSAIGKPLLIEEELNSFPMGLAANSNMLYRNQEDSENSGSSLAPGTIPIRMRVRVSFLLEKDTP, from the coding sequence ATGCGACAATGGAAGAATCGTATTGCCCTGTTTGTATTTGGAAGTTTGATCGGGTCTTCCGTCGGAATGGGTGCTGATGATTATGATCCGCCTCGCGTGACCGTGTATGGTACGGCCACGAAGGAGGTTGTGCCGGATATCATGAACTGGCAGTTATCGGTGCAAAATAAAGAGGCTACCGTTGAGAAGGTTGCGGAGGCACACACCCAATCGGTCCAAGCAGTTCTTGACTTTCTCAAGCGAGAACAAGTGCCGGCAGATTGCGTTCAGACATCTGAGATGAGATTCGGCGAGAACTGGATCTACCAGGATCGCAACAAAAAAAGAGATGGTTATGTGGCTTCGACGAATGTGTCATTTAAGCTTCATGATTTGCAGAAGTACCAGCAATTGTGGGGCGGAATCTCACGACTGCCTGATGTTTCGTTGAACGGTGTTCAGTTAGACACTTCGAAGCGAATTGAGCATCGGGATGAGACGAGAAAGAAGGCACTTTTGGCTGCCAGAAAAAAGGCCAGCGCGCTTGCCGAGACGCTCGGGTCGGCGATTGGTAAACCGCTGCTTATTGAGGAAGAGTTGAACAGTTTTCCCATGGGGTTGGCCGCGAACAGCAACATGCTTTATCGTAACCAGGAGGATTCCGAAAACAGCGGAAGCTCGTTAGCTCCGGGGACGATTCCAATTCGAATGCGAGTGAGGGTCTCGTTTCTATTGGAGAAAGATACACCCTGA
- the speE gene encoding polyamine aminopropyltransferase, which yields MQTCNIIDDNQSKWFIEGTVPGQRHGNVNHGLRITELLCHTRTQFQECLIFENPVYGRVLVLDGIVQLSTFDEHIYHEMLVHPPMLTHPNPQRVLIIGGGDGGTLREVLQHNPAEVVMIDIDEEFVRLAAEHLPSLSQGAFSDPRVKLRYEDASQALREYENAFDVAIIDCNDAIGPSTVLFEEEFYSTVNHALKPNGVCAVQAGSLLDNDFIDKIRQRIELNLGTIANLRLTIPSYHCGEYLFLMASRTHAPSGPQVESLKKLQDRRNLVTKYWTAEIHHASQIMTPGCTVPC from the coding sequence GTGCAAACTTGCAACATCATCGACGACAACCAATCTAAGTGGTTCATTGAGGGAACGGTTCCCGGACAACGCCATGGGAATGTCAATCACGGCCTGCGGATCACCGAATTGCTCTGCCACACCCGCACACAATTTCAAGAATGTCTCATCTTTGAAAATCCCGTGTATGGAAGAGTACTAGTGCTCGATGGAATCGTGCAGCTATCGACCTTTGATGAACACATTTACCATGAGATGCTCGTCCATCCGCCGATGTTGACCCACCCCAATCCCCAACGGGTTCTGATTATTGGTGGAGGCGACGGCGGAACACTGCGTGAGGTTCTTCAGCACAATCCAGCAGAAGTTGTCATGATCGACATTGACGAAGAATTTGTCCGGCTTGCTGCCGAACATTTACCAAGTCTCAGCCAAGGCGCTTTTTCAGACCCTCGCGTCAAACTGCGTTACGAAGACGCCAGCCAAGCTCTACGAGAATATGAGAACGCATTCGATGTTGCAATTATCGATTGTAATGACGCGATTGGACCGTCCACGGTGCTCTTCGAAGAAGAATTTTACTCAACCGTAAATCATGCCCTCAAACCTAATGGCGTTTGTGCTGTTCAGGCCGGCTCACTACTCGACAACGATTTCATTGACAAAATACGCCAACGGATAGAACTGAACCTAGGAACTATCGCCAATCTTCGACTTACCATTCCATCTTACCACTGTGGAGAATACCTTTTCTTGATGGCGTCAAGAACACACGCCCCGTCTGGCCCTCAGGTGGAATCTCTCAAGAAACTCCAAGATCGACGAAATCTTGTCACGAAATATTGGACCGCTGAGATCCACCATGCGAGTCAAATCATGACGCCCGGATGCACAGTGCCCTGCTAA